One genomic region from Streptomyces sp. NBC_01304 encodes:
- a CDS encoding trypsin-like serine peptidase: MIGILSVVAAALAATTFPAEIPAGSPAGDTAADVRAYWTPERMREAVVATDGAAEPPDGVPWTLGAEPVRNVGRLFLTVPPAEEGGKERKAYCSAAVVDSANRSVVVTAGHCVHLKSIPGGWVKKLLFVPAYDKKSEPYGSYVAESVGIAPAWAEHEDHKADFAFVTLGKDEQGRSVQDVTGARKASFAPVAGEKTALGYPFLKPYDGETLQYCSGPTTPVTDNRLVGGEQLKPCRMTNGASGGPWYARTPQGEDVQVGVTSSRPKDEAFQDAAWGAMFDATARELFQAQERK, translated from the coding sequence ATGATCGGAATACTCTCCGTGGTCGCGGCAGCACTGGCCGCGACCACGTTCCCCGCGGAGATCCCGGCAGGGTCCCCCGCAGGGGACACCGCAGCCGACGTACGCGCCTACTGGACGCCCGAGCGCATGCGCGAGGCCGTCGTCGCCACGGACGGCGCCGCCGAACCCCCCGACGGCGTCCCCTGGACCCTCGGCGCCGAGCCCGTCCGCAACGTCGGCCGGCTCTTCCTGACGGTCCCGCCCGCCGAGGAGGGCGGCAAGGAGCGCAAGGCCTACTGCTCCGCCGCCGTCGTCGACTCCGCGAACCGCAGCGTCGTGGTGACCGCCGGACACTGTGTGCACCTCAAGTCGATCCCGGGCGGCTGGGTGAAGAAGCTGCTCTTCGTGCCCGCGTACGACAAGAAGAGTGAGCCGTACGGGAGTTACGTCGCCGAGTCCGTCGGCATCGCCCCCGCCTGGGCCGAACACGAGGACCACAAGGCCGACTTCGCCTTCGTCACCCTCGGCAAGGACGAGCAGGGCCGGTCGGTCCAGGACGTGACCGGCGCCCGCAAGGCCTCCTTCGCGCCGGTCGCGGGGGAGAAGACGGCGCTCGGCTATCCCTTCCTCAAGCCGTACGACGGCGAGACCCTGCAGTACTGCTCGGGCCCCACCACCCCCGTCACCGACAACCGCCTGGTCGGCGGCGAGCAGCTCAAGCCGTGCCGCATGACCAACGGCGCGAGCGGCGGCCCCTGGTACGCCCGCACCCCGCAGGGCGAGGACGTCCAGGTCGGCGTCACCAGCTCGCGCCCGAAGGACGAGGCATTCCAAGACGCGGCCTGGGGTGCGATGTTCGACGCGACGGCCCGGGAGCTGTTCCAGGCCCAGGAGCGCAAGTGA
- a CDS encoding WhiB family transcriptional regulator, whose amino-acid sequence MLQSRHQSLQVAAVPAQRVPTRNPEGPPRDRDVPWHADAVCRRDEAGLFFAPSKEPTAARLSREEAAKRVCARCPVMVECREHALLQPEPYGVWGGLTAAERRVVLARRRRRDVELQKAARTSGPHIAAAG is encoded by the coding sequence GTGCTGCAATCCCGGCATCAGTCCTTGCAGGTCGCCGCAGTTCCGGCCCAGCGGGTGCCGACGCGAAATCCGGAGGGGCCGCCACGGGACCGGGACGTCCCATGGCACGCGGACGCGGTGTGCCGAAGGGACGAGGCGGGCCTCTTCTTTGCTCCGTCCAAGGAGCCGACGGCCGCGCGCCTGTCGCGCGAGGAGGCCGCGAAGCGGGTCTGCGCCCGCTGTCCCGTGATGGTCGAATGCCGCGAGCACGCCCTGTTGCAGCCCGAGCCGTACGGCGTCTGGGGCGGCCTCACCGCGGCCGAGCGCCGCGTGGTCCTCGCCCGCAGGCGCAGGCGCGACGTGGAACTGCAGAAGGCCGCGCGGACTTCCGGGCCGCATATAGCTGCCGCCGGTTAG
- a CDS encoding DUF1707 SHOCT-like domain-containing protein, whose amino-acid sequence MDLEKRPQQPLPTDTAQQPVGLRASDADRDRVAEILHQALAEGRLTAEEHSDRVDAVLAAKTLAELDPLVVDLPAAGAGQQSAGAHSYATMPPGQVPDIPDEKLVAVFSSSTRKGRWKIGRRTHAYAVFGNVEIDLTEALFEYQHVVIKAVSVFGNVEVRVPENISLRGSGSGVFGNFEVVTLQSDDDQAPVVHVDGFSVFGNIEARPKRGKLVRDLHDRIQREFRKHLGH is encoded by the coding sequence GTGGACCTCGAAAAGCGACCCCAGCAGCCCCTGCCGACGGACACGGCGCAGCAGCCCGTCGGCCTGCGCGCCTCGGACGCCGACCGCGATCGCGTCGCGGAGATCCTGCACCAGGCCCTGGCCGAGGGCCGGCTGACCGCGGAGGAGCACTCCGACCGCGTCGACGCGGTCCTGGCCGCCAAGACGCTCGCCGAGCTCGACCCACTGGTCGTGGACCTGCCCGCGGCGGGCGCCGGGCAGCAGTCCGCCGGCGCGCACTCCTACGCGACGATGCCCCCGGGACAGGTCCCGGACATCCCCGACGAGAAGCTCGTCGCGGTCTTCAGCAGCTCGACCCGCAAGGGGCGCTGGAAGATCGGGCGCAGGACGCATGCGTACGCCGTGTTCGGGAATGTGGAGATCGACCTCACCGAGGCGCTCTTCGAGTACCAGCACGTCGTCATCAAGGCGGTCTCCGTCTTCGGCAATGTCGAGGTGCGGGTGCCGGAGAACATTTCGCTGCGGGGTTCCGGCAGCGGGGTCTTCGGGAACTTCGAAGTGGTGACGCTGCAATCGGACGACGACCAGGCCCCGGTGGTGCATGTCGACGGCTTCTCGGTGTTCGGGAACATCGAGGCAAGGCCCAAGCGGGGCAAGCTCGTTCGTGACCTGCACGACCGGATCCAGCGCGAGTTCCGCAAACACCTCGGTCACTGA
- a CDS encoding ricin-type beta-trefoil lectin domain protein translates to MKRTTRIRPGIRCSTALLAAGAAALLGLSAPTAQAAPAPDPAGAAASTPLPPELEAIRAAEATRLYGSPAERPLAERKSGLISLGDSEISGEGVGSYEPGTDGPNNWCHRSPDAAIHKTGIAADVTYNVSCSGAYSGNIRIGGSKQYADELVQSDNLAIKARNTKIKMVLLVSGANDDLQFGPVMTDCVTRWFLLQGTCEPKYQPGWQGRVDGLTPKVTATLGDLRKVMRDAGYADSDYKLVVMGYPSPIGPDIYDNPNYPGKLPGGCTGYDSDASWGRNYAVPTFEKGMRKAAKDAGAVYLDNSRLFHGHEVCMEDTWARGLYVNVSNPFPPDSNSLRQSFHPNARGHAAFASCLTQLYNSGLKEAGCADPASTGSPKLYAGGWDDAYKPLKNAATGTCADAKGGSTRNGTGVIGWDCSGARNQGWWHDPAAKAVHVESTHDRCLDVPNGQYTAGTAVTLWNCHGGTNQQFVRQSGTLRPAASTGLCLALASAKDAVKLQKCDGSASQQFA, encoded by the coding sequence ATGAAACGCACCACGCGTATCAGACCAGGCATCCGCTGTTCGACCGCACTTTTAGCCGCAGGCGCGGCCGCCCTGCTCGGCCTGAGCGCCCCCACGGCTCAGGCCGCACCCGCTCCCGACCCCGCCGGGGCCGCCGCGTCCACGCCGTTGCCCCCGGAGTTGGAGGCGATCCGCGCCGCCGAGGCCACCAGGCTCTACGGCAGTCCCGCCGAACGCCCGCTCGCCGAGCGGAAGTCGGGCCTCATCTCGCTCGGCGACAGCGAGATCTCCGGCGAGGGCGTCGGCAGCTACGAGCCCGGCACGGACGGCCCGAACAACTGGTGCCACCGCTCGCCGGACGCCGCCATCCACAAGACGGGGATCGCCGCCGACGTCACGTACAACGTCTCCTGCTCGGGCGCGTACAGCGGAAACATCCGCATCGGCGGCAGCAAGCAGTACGCCGACGAACTCGTGCAGAGCGACAACCTCGCGATCAAGGCGCGCAACACGAAGATCAAGATGGTGCTGCTCGTCTCGGGCGCCAATGACGACCTGCAGTTCGGGCCGGTCATGACCGACTGCGTGACCCGCTGGTTCCTGCTGCAGGGCACCTGTGAGCCCAAGTACCAGCCGGGCTGGCAGGGCCGCGTCGACGGCCTCACGCCCAAGGTCACCGCCACCCTCGGCGATCTCCGCAAGGTCATGCGGGACGCGGGCTACGCGGACTCCGACTACAAGCTCGTGGTGATGGGCTACCCGAGCCCGATCGGTCCCGACATCTACGACAACCCCAACTACCCGGGCAAGCTCCCCGGCGGCTGCACCGGCTACGACAGTGACGCCTCCTGGGGCCGCAACTACGCCGTGCCCACCTTCGAGAAGGGCATGCGCAAGGCCGCCAAGGACGCGGGCGCGGTCTACCTCGACAACTCCCGCCTGTTCCACGGCCATGAGGTGTGCATGGAGGACACCTGGGCGCGGGGGCTGTACGTCAATGTCTCCAACCCCTTCCCGCCGGACTCCAATTCACTGCGCCAGTCCTTCCACCCCAACGCCCGCGGCCACGCCGCCTTCGCCTCCTGTCTGACCCAGCTCTACAACTCGGGCCTCAAGGAAGCCGGTTGCGCCGACCCGGCGAGCACGGGCAGCCCCAAGCTGTACGCGGGCGGCTGGGACGACGCGTACAAGCCACTGAAGAACGCGGCGACCGGCACCTGCGCGGACGCCAAGGGCGGCAGCACCCGCAACGGCACCGGCGTCATCGGCTGGGACTGCTCCGGCGCCCGCAACCAGGGCTGGTGGCACGACCCGGCCGCCAAGGCCGTCCACGTCGAGTCGACCCACGACCGCTGCCTGGACGTTCCGAACGGCCAGTACACCGCCGGCACGGCCGTCACGCTCTGGAACTGCCACGGCGGCACCAACCAGCAGTTCGTACGCCAATCGGGGACCCTGCGCCCGGCCGCGTCCACCGGCCTCTGTCTGGCGCTGGCCTCGGCTAAGGACGCCGTGAAGCTGCAGAAGTGCGACGGCTCGGCGAGCCAGCAGTTCGCTTAG
- a CDS encoding DUF4245 domain-containing protein, which produces MAGMKGTKNVRNMLQSLAVVGVVVAAIYVFIPHDDTRTPPTAVDYRVELLQARRTAPYPVLAPEGLAKGDWVPTSRWYKDEKANAWHLGFHTTDGSQYVAVEQSTETPRKFIDRVSQSAEKTSKTEQIGGETWTRYEGDTYDALVREDKGATIVVTGSASFARLTEMAKALKA; this is translated from the coding sequence GTGGCAGGTATGAAAGGCACCAAGAACGTACGGAACATGCTCCAGTCGCTGGCCGTGGTCGGCGTCGTGGTGGCAGCGATCTACGTTTTCATCCCGCATGACGACACCCGGACCCCGCCGACGGCGGTCGACTACCGGGTCGAGCTCCTGCAGGCCCGGCGTACGGCGCCGTACCCGGTGCTCGCCCCCGAGGGTCTGGCCAAGGGGGACTGGGTACCGACGTCCAGGTGGTACAAGGACGAGAAGGCCAACGCCTGGCATCTGGGCTTCCATACGACGGACGGCAGCCAGTACGTGGCCGTCGAGCAGTCCACCGAGACGCCGCGCAAGTTCATCGACCGGGTCAGCCAGAGCGCCGAGAAGACCTCGAAGACCGAGCAGATCGGCGGCGAGACCTGGACGCGCTACGAGGGCGACACCTACGACGCCCTGGTGCGCGAGGACAAGGGCGCGACGATCGTGGTCACGGGGTCGGCGTCCTTCGCGCGGCTGACCGAGATGGCGAAGGCGCTGAAGGCGTAG
- a CDS encoding fumarate hydratase: MPEFAYSDLLPLGEDNTPYRLVTAEGVSTFEADGRTFLKVEPEALQKLAAEAIHDIQHYLRPAHLAQLRRIIDDPEASGNDKFVALDLLKNANIAAAGVLPMCQDTGTAIVMGKRGQNVLTQGGDEEALSRGIYDAYQNLNLRYSQMAPLTMWDEKNTGSNLPAQIELYATDGGAYKFLFMAKGGGSANKSFLYQETKAVLNEASMMKFLEEKIRSLGTAACPPYHLAIVVGGTSAEFALKTAKYASAHYLDEIPAEGSELGHGFRDKGLEEKVFELTQKIGIGAQFGGKYFCHDVRVVRLPRHGASLPVAIAVSCSADRQATAKITAEGVFLEQLETDPARFLPETTDEHLDEASDVVTIDLNQPMDEILAELSKYPVKTRLSLNGPLVVARDIAHAKIKERLDAGEEMPQYLKDHPVYYAGPAKTPEGYASGSFGPTTAGRMDSYVEQFQAAGGSKVMLAKGNRSKQVTDACDAHGGFYLGSIGGPAARLAQDCIKKVEVVEYEELGMEAVWKIEVEDFPAFIVVDDKGNDFFQEPAGPPTILSIPVRAPGQG, encoded by the coding sequence ATGCCAGAGTTTGCGTACTCCGATCTGCTCCCGCTGGGAGAAGACAACACTCCGTACCGACTGGTGACCGCCGAGGGTGTCTCCACCTTCGAGGCCGACGGCCGTACGTTCCTCAAGGTCGAGCCCGAGGCGCTGCAGAAGCTCGCCGCCGAGGCCATCCACGACATCCAGCACTACCTCCGCCCGGCCCACCTCGCGCAGCTTCGCCGCATCATCGACGACCCCGAGGCGTCCGGCAACGACAAGTTCGTGGCCCTGGACCTGCTGAAGAACGCCAACATCGCGGCGGCCGGCGTGCTCCCGATGTGCCAGGACACCGGCACGGCGATCGTCATGGGCAAGCGCGGCCAGAACGTGCTCACCCAAGGCGGCGACGAGGAGGCCCTGTCGCGCGGCATCTACGACGCGTACCAGAACCTCAATCTGCGCTACTCGCAGATGGCCCCGCTGACCATGTGGGACGAGAAGAACACCGGCTCCAACCTGCCCGCGCAGATCGAGCTGTACGCGACCGACGGCGGCGCCTACAAGTTCCTGTTCATGGCCAAGGGCGGCGGTTCGGCGAACAAGAGCTTCCTCTACCAGGAGACGAAGGCCGTTCTGAACGAGGCCTCCATGATGAAGTTCCTGGAGGAGAAGATCCGTTCGCTGGGGACCGCGGCCTGCCCGCCGTACCACCTGGCGATCGTCGTCGGCGGTACGTCCGCCGAGTTCGCGCTGAAGACCGCCAAGTACGCCTCCGCGCACTACCTCGACGAAATCCCCGCCGAGGGAAGCGAGTTGGGGCACGGCTTCCGGGACAAGGGCCTGGAGGAGAAGGTCTTCGAGCTCACCCAGAAGATCGGCATCGGCGCGCAGTTCGGCGGCAAGTACTTCTGCCACGACGTCCGCGTGGTGCGCCTCCCCCGGCACGGCGCCTCGCTGCCCGTCGCGATCGCCGTGTCCTGCTCGGCCGACCGCCAGGCCACCGCGAAGATCACCGCCGAGGGCGTCTTCCTGGAGCAGCTGGAGACGGACCCGGCGCGCTTCCTGCCGGAGACCACGGACGAGCACCTGGACGAGGCGAGCGACGTCGTCACCATCGACCTCAACCAGCCGATGGACGAGATCCTCGCCGAGCTCAGCAAGTACCCGGTCAAGACCCGCCTCTCCCTGAACGGCCCGCTCGTGGTCGCGCGCGACATCGCGCACGCCAAGATCAAGGAGCGGCTCGACGCGGGCGAGGAGATGCCGCAGTACCTGAAGGACCACCCGGTCTACTACGCCGGCCCCGCCAAGACCCCCGAGGGCTACGCCTCCGGCTCCTTCGGCCCGACCACGGCCGGGCGCATGGACTCCTACGTCGAGCAGTTCCAGGCGGCAGGCGGCTCCAAGGTCATGCTCGCCAAGGGCAACCGGAGCAAGCAGGTCACCGACGCCTGCGACGCGCACGGCGGCTTCTACCTCGGCTCGATCGGCGGACCGGCGGCCCGGCTCGCGCAGGACTGCATCAAGAAGGTCGAGGTCGTCGAGTACGAGGAGCTCGGCATGGAGGCCGTGTGGAAGATCGAGGTCGAGGACTTCCCGGCGTTCATCGTGGTCGACGACAAGGGCAATGACTTCTTCCAGGAGCCGGCCGGGCCGCCGACCATCCTGAGCATTCCGGTGCGCGCCCCCGGTCAGGGCTAG
- the glpX gene encoding class II fructose-bisphosphatase, protein MTEQQQHHLPSELEVSPEAPDRNLALELVRVTEAAAMAAGRWVGRGDKNGADGAAVRAMRTLVHTVSMNGVVVIGEGEKDEAPMLFNGERIGDGTGAEVDIAVDPIDGTTLTAKGQPNAIAVLAAADRGTMFDPSAVFYMDKLVTGPEAADFVDINAPVSVNIRRVAKAKKSAPEDVTVMILDRPRHEGIVKEIRETGARIQFISDGDVAGSIMAVREGTGVDLLMGVGGTPEGIISACAIKCLGGTIQGKLWPKDDAERQRAIDAGHDLDRVLYTNDLVSGDNVFFVATGITDGELLRGVRYGAETATTESLVMRSKSGTIRQIDSTHKLSKLRAYSAIDFDRAK, encoded by the coding sequence ATGACCGAGCAGCAGCAACATCATCTTCCGTCCGAACTCGAAGTCTCTCCGGAGGCTCCTGACCGCAACCTCGCCCTGGAGCTCGTCCGGGTCACGGAGGCCGCCGCCATGGCGGCCGGCCGCTGGGTGGGCCGTGGCGACAAGAACGGCGCCGACGGCGCCGCCGTGCGCGCCATGCGCACCCTCGTCCACACCGTTTCCATGAACGGTGTCGTCGTCATCGGGGAGGGCGAGAAGGACGAGGCCCCGATGCTCTTCAACGGCGAGCGCATCGGCGACGGCACCGGCGCCGAGGTCGACATCGCCGTCGACCCGATCGACGGCACCACGCTGACCGCCAAGGGCCAGCCCAACGCGATCGCCGTGCTGGCCGCCGCCGACCGCGGCACCATGTTCGACCCGTCCGCGGTGTTCTACATGGACAAGCTGGTCACCGGCCCCGAGGCCGCCGACTTCGTGGACATCAACGCCCCGGTCTCGGTGAACATCCGCCGGGTCGCCAAGGCCAAGAAGTCCGCGCCCGAAGACGTCACCGTGATGATCCTGGACCGCCCCCGCCACGAGGGCATCGTCAAGGAGATCCGCGAGACCGGCGCCCGCATCCAGTTCATCTCGGACGGCGACGTCGCCGGTTCGATCATGGCGGTACGCGAGGGCACCGGCGTCGACCTCCTCATGGGCGTCGGCGGCACCCCCGAGGGCATCATCAGCGCCTGCGCCATCAAGTGCCTGGGCGGCACCATCCAGGGCAAGCTCTGGCCCAAGGACGACGCCGAGCGCCAGCGCGCCATCGACGCCGGCCACGACCTGGACCGGGTGCTCTACACCAACGACCTGGTCTCGGGCGACAACGTCTTCTTCGTCGCGACCGGCATCACCGACGGCGAGCTGCTGCGCGGCGTGCGCTACGGCGCGGAGACCGCGACCACCGAGTCCCTGGTGATGCGCTCCAAGTCGGGCACGATCCGCCAGATCGACTCCACCCACAAGCTGTCGAAGCTGCGCGCGTACAGCGCGATCGACTTCGACCGCGCGAAGTAA
- a CDS encoding class II fumarate hydratase has translation MTTDDGQYRIEHDSMGEVRVPAEAKWRAQTQRAVENFPISGQRLERAHIEALARVKAAAAKVNAELGVVDKDIAGAIQEAAQEVADGRWDEHFPVDVFQTGSGTSSNMNTNEVLATLASERLGRDVHPNDHVNASQSSNDVFPSSIHIAATAAVTRDLIPALAHLEASLVRKAEEFADVVKSGRTHLMDATPVTLGQEFGGYAAQVRYGVERLESSLPRLAELPLGGTAVGTGINTPPGFSAAVIAEVARATGLPLTEARDHFEAQGARDSVVETSGQLRVIAVGLTKIANDLRWMASGPRTGLAEINLPDLQPGSSIMPGKVNPVIPEAVLMVSAQVIGNDLTVTTAGAAGNFELNVMLPVIAKNVLESVRLLANVSRLLADRVVDGVTANVERAREYAESSPSVVTPLNKYIGYEEAAKVAKRSLAERKTIREVVLDAGYVERGLLTLSQLDEALDVLRMTRP, from the coding sequence ATGACGACGGACGACGGCCAGTACCGGATCGAGCACGACTCCATGGGCGAGGTGCGGGTGCCGGCCGAGGCGAAGTGGCGGGCGCAGACGCAGCGGGCCGTGGAGAACTTCCCCATCTCCGGCCAGCGCCTGGAGCGCGCGCACATCGAGGCACTGGCCCGGGTCAAGGCGGCCGCGGCGAAGGTGAACGCGGAGCTCGGGGTCGTCGACAAGGACATCGCGGGCGCGATCCAGGAGGCGGCCCAGGAGGTCGCCGACGGGCGCTGGGACGAGCACTTTCCGGTCGACGTCTTCCAGACGGGGTCCGGCACGTCGTCCAACATGAACACCAACGAGGTCCTGGCCACGCTGGCGTCGGAACGCCTCGGCAGGGACGTACATCCCAATGACCATGTGAATGCGTCGCAGTCCTCCAACGATGTCTTCCCGTCGTCGATCCACATCGCGGCGACGGCTGCCGTGACCCGGGATCTGATCCCGGCGCTCGCGCATCTGGAGGCTTCGCTGGTGCGCAAGGCGGAGGAGTTCGCGGATGTCGTGAAGTCCGGGCGTACGCATCTGATGGATGCGACGCCGGTGACCCTCGGCCAGGAGTTCGGCGGCTATGCGGCCCAAGTCCGTTACGGCGTCGAGCGGTTGGAGTCCTCGCTGCCCCGCCTCGCCGAACTGCCGCTCGGCGGAACGGCCGTGGGGACCGGGATCAACACCCCGCCCGGGTTCTCGGCCGCCGTGATCGCGGAGGTGGCGCGGGCGACCGGGCTGCCGCTGACCGAGGCGCGGGACCACTTCGAGGCGCAGGGCGCGCGGGACTCCGTCGTGGAGACGTCGGGGCAGTTGCGGGTGATCGCGGTCGGGCTCACGAAGATCGCGAACGATCTGCGCTGGATGGCGTCCGGGCCGCGGACCGGGCTCGCGGAGATCAACCTGCCGGATCTGCAGCCGGGTTCGTCGATCATGCCGGGCAAGGTGAATCCGGTGATTCCGGAGGCGGTGCTGATGGTTTCCGCGCAGGTGATCGGGAACGACCTGACGGTCACGACTGCGGGGGCCGCGGGCAATTTCGAGCTGAACGTGATGTTGCCGGTCATCGCCAAGAACGTCTTGGAATCCGTGCGGCTTCTGGCCAATGTTTCGCGGTTGCTGGCGGATCGGGTGGTGGACGGGGTCACGGCGAACGTCGAGCGGGCTCGGGAGTACGCGGAGTCGTCGCCGTCTGTGGTGACGCCGCTCAACAAGTACATCGGGTACGAGGAGGCGGCGAAGGTCGCCAAGCGCTCCTTGGCCGAGCGGAAGACCATTCGCGAGGTGGTCCTCGACGCGGGGTATGTCGAGCGGGGCCTGCTCACGCTGTCGCAGCTGGATGAGGCGCTGGATGTGCTGCGGATGACGCGTCCGTAG
- a CDS encoding SpoIIE family protein phosphatase, with the protein MSDDAPPYRLFAAEPDGRLGDEYRLLRQILDGTQAGISVMDTELRYRFVNRRMAQMNGIPAEDHVGRTLKELLPHVHRNDDVLRRVLRDGRPRELNGVGRTLAKTPYDMREWHVSYHRLELDGETVGIAGVGLENSAARAYLRSLEQAHERLALYDRAAVRTASSLDPKVISAELADTVVPTFADAASVELFVDDQPTGQRPPPLGTLRLRRAALTAVPHLEGLVGAFGVPGDTIDYQQSSAIRRALETGLPWLDNDISEEAYLRVAPTPDPARLSAYRAARLHSGLVLPLPGPGHPLGTLTMIRAGDSPPFTEQDVLIAGELATRAAANLDHAKRYAQEYAMAQELQRALLSEPSFAHPDLEVASRYLPAGDNAVVGGDWFDAIALPGGRSLLVIGDVMGHGVQAAVAMSHYRSMLRLLAASGMPPDEILQEADQRVSRLGFDRSATCLLLRVDPREGSCTSSSAGHLPALRLLPDGRTELLSVSTGPPLGTGVGGYGQHLGKLVPGAAVLMFSDGLIERRGEAIDDSLRRLTSLRLRAGAPLEDILDKVLAGLSPVCPDDDITLLAARLRA; encoded by the coding sequence GTGTCCGACGATGCCCCGCCCTACCGGCTCTTCGCCGCAGAGCCCGACGGGCGGCTGGGCGACGAGTACCGGCTGCTGCGGCAGATCCTGGACGGCACCCAGGCCGGGATCTCCGTGATGGACACCGAGCTGCGCTACCGGTTCGTCAACCGGCGCATGGCCCAGATGAACGGCATCCCCGCCGAGGACCACGTGGGCCGCACCCTCAAGGAACTCCTGCCCCACGTGCACCGCAACGACGACGTCCTGCGCCGCGTCCTGCGCGACGGCCGGCCGCGGGAGCTGAACGGGGTCGGGCGGACCCTCGCCAAGACCCCCTACGACATGCGGGAATGGCATGTCTCCTACCACCGCCTGGAGCTCGACGGAGAGACCGTCGGCATCGCCGGGGTCGGCCTGGAGAACAGCGCCGCCCGCGCCTACCTGCGCAGCCTGGAACAGGCCCACGAGCGGCTCGCGCTCTACGACCGGGCGGCGGTCAGGACCGCGTCCAGCCTCGACCCGAAGGTCATCAGCGCCGAGCTCGCCGACACCGTGGTGCCCACCTTCGCCGACGCCGCCTCGGTCGAGCTCTTCGTCGACGACCAGCCCACCGGGCAGCGGCCGCCACCGCTCGGGACGCTCCGGCTGCGCCGGGCCGCGCTGACCGCCGTGCCCCACCTGGAGGGACTCGTGGGCGCGTTCGGCGTGCCCGGCGACACCATCGACTACCAGCAGAGCTCCGCGATCCGGCGGGCCCTGGAGACCGGACTGCCCTGGCTGGACAACGACATCTCCGAGGAGGCGTACCTGCGCGTCGCCCCCACCCCCGACCCGGCCCGCCTCAGCGCCTACCGGGCCGCCCGGCTGCACTCGGGCCTCGTCCTGCCGCTGCCCGGCCCGGGCCATCCCCTCGGCACGCTCACCATGATCCGGGCCGGTGACTCGCCGCCCTTCACCGAGCAGGACGTCCTGATCGCCGGCGAGCTCGCCACCCGCGCCGCCGCCAACCTCGACCACGCCAAGCGCTACGCCCAGGAGTACGCCATGGCCCAGGAGTTGCAGCGGGCGCTGCTCTCCGAGCCGTCGTTCGCGCACCCGGACCTGGAGGTCGCCTCGCGGTATCTGCCGGCCGGGGACAACGCTGTGGTCGGCGGCGACTGGTTCGACGCCATCGCACTGCCGGGCGGCCGCAGCCTGCTCGTCATCGGGGACGTCATGGGCCACGGCGTACAGGCCGCCGTCGCGATGAGCCACTACCGCTCGATGCTGCGGCTGCTCGCCGCGTCCGGGATGCCCCCGGACGAGATCCTCCAGGAGGCCGACCAGCGGGTCTCCCGGCTCGGCTTCGACCGCTCCGCCACCTGTCTGCTGCTCCGCGTCGACCCCCGCGAGGGCAGCTGCACCTCGTCGAGCGCGGGCCACCTCCCGGCGCTGCGGCTGCTGCCCGACGGGCGCACCGAGCTCCTTTCCGTGTCGACCGGACCGCCGCTCGGTACCGGTGTCGGCGGGTACGGGCAGCACCTCGGCAAACTGGTGCCGGGCGCGGCCGTCCTGATGTTCAGCGACGGCCTGATCGAGCGCCGCGGCGAGGCCATCGACGACTCGCTGCGCCGCCTCACCTCCCTGCGGCTGCGGGCCGGCGCGCCCCTGGAGGACATCCTGGACAAGGTGCTCGCCGGTCTGTCGCCGGTCTGCCCGGACGACGACATCACGCTGCTCGCCGCCCGGCTGCGCGCCTGA
- a CDS encoding malonic semialdehyde reductase, producing MSLELDATAQDLLFREARTANTFTDEPVTEEQIQAIYDLVKFGPTAFNQTPLRVTLVRSPEARERLVKHMAEGNQPKTATAPLVAILATDNEFHEELPKLLPPMPQVKDLYFSERPVREQSALVNGALQAAYFLVGVRAAGLAAGPMTGFDFAGVQKEFLDDDHTPLMVVNIGKPGEDAWFPRLPRLAYDEVVTTV from the coding sequence ATGTCCCTCGAGCTCGACGCCACCGCCCAGGACCTCCTGTTCCGTGAGGCCCGCACCGCCAACACCTTCACCGACGAGCCGGTGACCGAGGAGCAGATCCAGGCCATCTACGACCTGGTGAAGTTCGGCCCCACGGCCTTCAACCAGACGCCGCTGCGCGTCACCCTGGTCCGCTCCCCCGAGGCCCGCGAGCGCCTGGTCAAGCACATGGCCGAGGGCAACCAGCCGAAGACCGCCACCGCCCCGCTCGTCGCGATCCTCGCCACGGACAACGAGTTCCACGAGGAGCTCCCCAAGCTGCTCCCGCCCATGCCGCAGGTCAAGGACCTCTACTTCTCCGAGCGCCCGGTGCGTGAGCAGTCCGCCCTGGTCAACGGCGCCCTGCAGGCCGCGTACTTCCTCGTCGGCGTGCGCGCCGCCGGCCTCGCCGCGGGCCCGATGACCGGCTTCGACTTCGCCGGCGTCCAGAAGGAGTTCCTGGACGACGACCACACCCCGCTGATGGTGGTCAACATCGGCAAGCCCGGCGAGGACGCCTGGTTCCCGCGGCTGCCGCGCCTCGCGTACGACGAGGTCGTCACCACCGTCTGA